A stretch of Paenibacillus peoriae DNA encodes these proteins:
- a CDS encoding glycoside hydrolase family 32 protein, producing MNTYNNNTKQAEEALKQAEAKMNKRYRLGYHIMAPANWINDPNGLIQFKGEYHAFYQHHPYDENWGPMHWGHVKSKDLVHWEHCPIALAPGDACDLDGCFSGSAVDNNGELTLIYTGHHYIDQPNNIFFQNQNVAVSTDGIHFTKLRQNPVIAEPPTDSSQHFRDPKVWKHEDTWYMILGNSTKEDLPRVILYTSPDLRTWTYHGVLLQGDKNMGFMWECPDFFELNGKHIFMFSPQGIDAQGDKYNNLFQTGYYVGEYNYDSNEYKHGEFIELDTGHDFYAVQTFLDDQGRRIALGWMDMWESDMPTKADGWCGAMTIPRLITLGDNNRVLMTPVEEMKLLRQSKHVLYQYGAISGSYFKEVEEDLLEVKVVFDLTKSSADLVGLKFRGRGREETVITYSIPEQKLMLNCSKSGKKTDGVRQTAFNAEGQLTLHVYLDRSSIEMFANEGQATMTSRIYPSEKLLGIEIITEGGEALVNGLTYWKLKDIWQAE from the coding sequence ATGAACACATATAATAACAATACGAAGCAAGCTGAGGAAGCATTGAAACAGGCAGAAGCGAAAATGAACAAGCGGTACCGATTAGGTTATCATATTATGGCACCAGCAAACTGGATTAACGACCCAAATGGATTAATTCAATTCAAAGGTGAATATCACGCCTTCTATCAGCATCATCCTTATGATGAGAACTGGGGCCCAATGCATTGGGGCCACGTGAAGAGTAAAGACCTTGTACATTGGGAGCATTGTCCGATTGCATTAGCGCCTGGAGATGCGTGTGACCTTGATGGTTGCTTCTCAGGAAGCGCAGTAGATAATAACGGCGAACTGACATTGATCTATACTGGTCATCACTATATTGATCAACCAAACAATATCTTTTTCCAAAATCAAAATGTGGCAGTAAGCACAGATGGCATTCATTTTACAAAACTAAGGCAGAATCCCGTAATCGCTGAACCTCCGACTGATAGCTCACAGCATTTCCGTGATCCGAAGGTATGGAAGCATGAGGATACATGGTACATGATCCTAGGTAACAGCACGAAAGAAGATCTGCCGCGTGTTATTCTATATACATCTCCTGATCTTAGGACTTGGACCTATCATGGTGTGCTTCTGCAGGGAGATAAGAATATGGGCTTCATGTGGGAGTGCCCTGATTTCTTTGAACTGAACGGTAAGCATATATTTATGTTCTCCCCACAAGGTATTGATGCGCAAGGAGATAAGTACAATAACTTGTTCCAGACGGGATATTATGTTGGCGAATATAATTATGATAGTAATGAATATAAGCATGGAGAGTTCATCGAGTTGGATACTGGTCATGACTTCTATGCGGTTCAAACTTTTCTAGATGATCAAGGTCGCCGCATAGCGCTTGGTTGGATGGATATGTGGGAATCGGATATGCCGACGAAAGCAGACGGCTGGTGTGGAGCAATGACGATCCCACGTTTAATTACGTTGGGTGACAATAATAGAGTACTGATGACTCCAGTTGAAGAAATGAAGTTACTTCGCCAAAGTAAACATGTTTTGTATCAATATGGTGCTATTTCTGGAAGTTACTTCAAGGAAGTTGAAGAAGACTTGCTTGAAGTTAAGGTAGTGTTCGATCTCACGAAGTCAAGTGCAGACCTGGTAGGCTTGAAGTTTCGTGGAAGAGGTCGAGAAGAAACGGTTATCACATATTCTATTCCGGAGCAGAAACTAATGCTTAATTGTTCTAAATCAGGTAAAAAGACAGATGGAGTACGTCAAACAGCCTTCAATGCTGAGGGACAGCTGACATTGCATGTATATCTGGATCGTTCATCCATTGAAATGTTTGCGAATGAAGGGCAAGCTACGATGACAAGTCGCATCTATCCGAGTGAGAAATTGCTAGGCATAGAAATCATAACAGAGGGTGGAGAGGCGCTAGTAAATGGGCTGACATATTGGAAATTGAAAGATATATGGCAAGCCGAATAA
- a CDS encoding MarR family transcriptional regulator → MVWSNLQHENELLDVWLSLSHIHSTLNDKLEQALLQNYDLSLKEFYVLGFISNSEEKKLRLQQLQELVGLSQSATSRLIVRMEAKNCGALERHTCEDDRRGVYTRITELGENKFQRALQTFNQVLQSELQKDGVKSQFQNLTQKLF, encoded by the coding sequence ATGGTGTGGTCTAACTTGCAACATGAAAACGAACTTTTGGATGTATGGTTGTCTTTGTCTCACATCCATTCCACTTTAAATGATAAGTTAGAACAAGCCCTACTACAAAATTATGATTTATCTTTGAAGGAGTTTTATGTTTTGGGTTTCATATCCAATTCTGAGGAGAAAAAATTACGACTGCAGCAACTTCAAGAATTGGTGGGTTTAAGTCAGAGTGCGACATCGAGACTCATAGTTAGAATGGAAGCCAAAAACTGCGGGGCTTTAGAAAGACATACATGCGAGGATGATCGACGAGGTGTGTATACTCGGATTACGGAATTAGGTGAAAATAAATTCCAGCGTGCACTTCAAACCTTTAATCAGGTGTTACAATCAGAACTTCAGAAAGATGGAGTGAAGTCACAATTTCAAAATCTTACGCAAAAGCTGTTTTAG
- a CDS encoding bile acid:sodium symporter family protein, with product MLLTLNRRLNAAMPLITPISILIGVLIGTPLSEYTELSPWLFAFMTFAGSISMGFKDFVHVIKHPGPLIACLFILHLAMPLLAMMLGHLAFSDDPYTITGLILGAAIPTGISSFVWVNIYKGNTALTLAIILIDTILAPFAVPGIMSLLIGADVQLDTWAMMQSLFWMIVVPSLIGMVLNEWTKGKIKQVWGPRLGPFSKLAMALVVMINGSVIAPYLVDFNLKLVGVCLSIIVLASTGYAIGYLISGLMRWNNADRTALVFNGGMRNISAGAVLAITYFPAPVALPVVLGMIFQQSTASLVGFLLSRRDRGNAKEKRNTASVS from the coding sequence ATGCTCCTCACGTTGAATCGTAGACTAAATGCAGCTATGCCGCTAATTACACCAATCAGCATTCTAATTGGCGTCCTAATCGGTACGCCGTTGTCAGAATATACCGAACTCTCTCCCTGGCTGTTTGCATTCATGACCTTCGCGGGCAGCATCAGTATGGGGTTTAAGGATTTTGTCCATGTGATCAAGCATCCTGGTCCGCTGATCGCCTGTCTGTTTATTCTTCACCTGGCCATGCCGCTTCTCGCCATGATGCTGGGACATCTGGCCTTCAGTGATGATCCTTACACGATTACTGGACTTATTCTTGGTGCAGCTATCCCTACGGGCATTTCCAGCTTCGTGTGGGTCAACATCTATAAAGGCAATACAGCGCTGACATTGGCGATCATTTTAATTGATACGATTTTGGCCCCATTTGCCGTGCCGGGCATCATGTCCCTACTGATCGGAGCGGATGTGCAGCTCGATACCTGGGCGATGATGCAGAGCCTATTCTGGATGATTGTCGTTCCTTCGCTAATCGGCATGGTGTTGAACGAATGGACCAAAGGGAAGATCAAGCAGGTATGGGGACCACGGCTAGGACCGTTCTCCAAGCTGGCTATGGCTCTTGTCGTCATGATTAACGGATCTGTCATTGCGCCTTATCTGGTCGATTTTAATCTTAAGCTTGTCGGAGTATGCCTATCCATAATCGTCCTTGCCTCCACTGGATATGCGATCGGTTATCTGATATCAGGACTGATGCGGTGGAATAATGCAGACCGTACGGCGCTTGTCTTTAACGGCGGCATGCGCAATATTAGCGCGGGAGCCGTGCTTGCCATCACCTATTTCCCGGCCCCGGTAGCATTGCCCGTTGTACTGGGGATGATTTTCCAACAATCCACAGCATCTCTGGTCGGGTTTCTGCTGAGTCGTCGCGACCGCGGCAACGCCAAGGAAAAGCGCAATACGGCCTCTGTTTCTTAA
- a CDS encoding AraC family transcriptional regulator: MNKKADGFEGEKLYVVPPYMLDKLNMNPLTKNLYITDIGCFSHARHHFRERMHGCDSHIFIYCTSGKGWIRTKDGLTIDMTERGFAYIPRDMPHAYGADDRDPWTIYWFHLKGDQMDDFIALFEPFKTYISISASDGVKLLELFHQCYDLLLNKSYSIIHLVQVSQTVRYLLSFVVSVAFRKEDSTYQSHVDKATRYMSEQLESTVSLEQLSRHVQVSKQHLNLIFKQSTGYSPVDYYLRMKIQRASQLLDLTNASIKEVSIQLGFRDPYYFSRLFKKIMGCSPLEYRNNLKG, encoded by the coding sequence ATGAATAAGAAAGCTGATGGATTTGAGGGTGAAAAGTTATATGTCGTTCCACCCTATATGCTGGATAAATTAAATATGAATCCGCTTACAAAAAATCTATATATTACGGATATAGGCTGCTTCAGCCATGCCCGCCATCATTTTCGTGAAAGAATGCACGGATGTGACTCTCATATATTCATCTACTGTACCAGCGGAAAAGGTTGGATACGAACAAAGGATGGCCTAACGATTGACATGACAGAGCGAGGCTTTGCGTACATTCCCAGGGACATGCCGCATGCTTATGGGGCTGACGATAGAGATCCTTGGACAATTTACTGGTTTCATCTTAAAGGGGACCAAATGGATGATTTTATAGCATTGTTTGAGCCTTTTAAAACGTATATTTCGATATCTGCCAGTGATGGAGTCAAACTACTGGAGCTATTTCATCAGTGTTACGACCTTTTATTGAATAAATCATACTCCATTATACATTTAGTTCAAGTATCGCAAACTGTCCGTTATCTGCTGAGTTTTGTTGTATCGGTTGCATTTCGCAAGGAAGACAGTACGTACCAGAGTCATGTGGATAAGGCAACACGCTATATGAGTGAACAATTGGAATCCACCGTTTCGCTTGAGCAGCTTAGTCGGCATGTTCAGGTATCCAAGCAGCATCTGAACCTGATATTCAAGCAATCCACCGGCTACTCTCCTGTCGATTACTATTTAAGAATGAAGATACAGAGGGCCAGTCAGCTTTTGGATTTGACGAATGCCTCTATTAAAGAAGTTAGCATACAACTCGGTTTTAGGGACCCTTACTACTTCTCCAGACTATTCAAAAAAATAATGGGCTGCTCTCCTTTGGAATATCGAAATAATTTGAAGGGTTAA
- a CDS encoding DUF5107 domain-containing protein: MELSIFDARARVWEQTVQIPTYGIGKPDKNPMFLEKRVYQGSSGRVYPHPVIDKIEDEKKLENYQIVFLENKYLRIEIMPELGGRIYRAVDKTNGYDFVYYNRVIKPALVGLLGPWISGGIEFNWPQHHRPNTYGPVEYKLEEHDDGSATVWVSEIDRMFGTKVTAGFTLQPDKAYLKVGAQLYNRTAEPQTFLWWANPAVAVHEHTQSVFPPDVSAVFDHGKRDVSRFPIATGTYYKMDYSEGVDISRYKNIPVPTSYMAYKSDYNFIGGYDHMKQAGLLHVANHHISPGKKQWTWGNGEFGQAWDRNLTDEDGPYIELMTGVYTDNQPDFTWLQPYEEKTFSQYFMPYKHIGMVKNASIDAAVSLELNRSEGTVQIGVYVTSLFCEAVVELSSQREVYIQETLDLTPNKALIQKTVILAEDEDYDLCLSVKDATGRELISYQPKQKEVEQMPAAADPLPQPEELRTNEELYLAGQHLEQYRHATFEPEAYYLEGLKRDKNDSRINMAYGTLLLRRGLYAESEECFRKAISRITWRNSNPYDGEAYYQLGLSLKHQERMDEAFAAFYKSVWSAAWQDSGYFSLAQIATEQGNYEEALELVERSTIRNARNYKARNLKSAILRKLGRNEAAIAFSKETMKLDIADFGAYREQALSLEALGLRDDAKTVFEELEKWMRGDVHNYIAVASDYAAAGLYEDAACVLEEAPEQAKTYPMLYYVQAFCYAKIGKLEQVNNALAQAADAVPDYCFPNRLFELDVLQFAIRTRPEDDKAHYYLGNLLYDKKRHQDAISSWEMSRSIDDTYPVVHRNLALGYFNKQGQVEKARHSLEQAFACNTSDARILYELDQLYRKLNIKPNDRLNLMESYPGIIKLRDDLFLEYVTVHNTMKQHKIALSLLTGRIFHPWEGGEGKVTGQYRLAKVELAKSDLRSGRIEQAVKGLREALVYPENLGEGKLEGSQDNDIYYYLGCAYELLKLTDEARQAFSTASQGLGEPINAMYYNDQQPDMIFYQGLAWRKLGYAKEGNRRFNKLIDYADRYLFEPVKMDYFAVSLPDFLIFEDDLNIRNQVHCTYMKALGLLGLGRQDEAILHFESVLKLEANHQGALNHMDWSWEGKSIE; this comes from the coding sequence ATGGAATTGAGCATTTTCGACGCTAGGGCACGCGTGTGGGAGCAAACCGTGCAGATCCCCACGTATGGAATTGGCAAACCCGACAAAAATCCAATGTTTCTGGAGAAACGTGTCTATCAGGGAAGTTCCGGTCGAGTGTATCCGCATCCGGTCATTGATAAAATTGAGGATGAGAAGAAACTTGAAAATTATCAAATAGTTTTCCTAGAAAATAAATATTTGCGCATTGAGATCATGCCAGAGCTGGGAGGACGCATTTATCGTGCGGTCGACAAGACCAACGGTTATGATTTTGTTTATTATAACAGGGTCATCAAACCAGCGCTTGTGGGCTTATTGGGACCATGGATATCTGGAGGCATTGAGTTCAACTGGCCGCAGCATCACCGTCCCAACACTTACGGACCCGTTGAATACAAGTTGGAAGAACACGACGACGGAAGCGCAACGGTATGGGTGAGCGAAATTGATCGTATGTTCGGCACGAAAGTAACAGCTGGTTTTACACTTCAACCGGATAAGGCATACCTTAAAGTGGGGGCCCAGCTATATAACCGGACTGCCGAGCCTCAAACATTTTTATGGTGGGCCAATCCAGCCGTAGCAGTACATGAGCATACGCAATCTGTTTTTCCTCCAGACGTATCAGCCGTGTTCGACCATGGAAAGCGAGATGTATCCCGTTTCCCGATTGCTACAGGCACTTATTATAAAATGGATTATTCTGAAGGCGTAGATATCTCCCGATACAAAAATATTCCTGTTCCCACTTCATATATGGCCTATAAATCGGATTACAATTTCATAGGTGGTTACGACCATATGAAACAAGCTGGGCTTTTGCATGTGGCCAACCATCACATCTCTCCCGGGAAAAAGCAGTGGACATGGGGAAATGGCGAATTCGGCCAAGCTTGGGACCGCAATCTAACAGATGAAGACGGCCCCTACATCGAGTTGATGACGGGAGTGTATACCGATAATCAACCAGATTTCACTTGGCTTCAGCCGTATGAAGAAAAGACGTTCTCGCAGTATTTTATGCCTTACAAACATATTGGTATGGTCAAAAACGCTTCAATTGACGCAGCCGTTAGTTTGGAATTAAATCGCAGCGAAGGGACAGTACAGATTGGCGTCTATGTAACTTCGTTATTTTGCGAGGCTGTTGTGGAATTAAGCAGCCAGCGGGAAGTTTATATTCAAGAAACCTTGGATCTGACACCTAATAAGGCCTTGATACAGAAGACAGTTATTTTGGCTGAGGATGAGGATTATGATCTATGCTTAAGCGTCAAAGACGCGACCGGAAGGGAGCTGATTAGCTACCAGCCTAAGCAAAAGGAAGTTGAGCAGATGCCGGCTGCTGCCGACCCCCTGCCACAACCGGAGGAATTAAGAACGAACGAAGAATTGTATTTAGCAGGACAACACTTGGAGCAATACCGTCATGCTACCTTTGAGCCTGAGGCGTATTACCTTGAGGGCCTGAAAAGAGATAAGAATGACAGCCGTATAAATATGGCATATGGTACGTTGCTTCTTCGCAGAGGGTTATATGCAGAAAGTGAAGAGTGCTTTCGTAAAGCCATCTCGCGGATAACCTGGCGTAACTCTAATCCCTATGATGGTGAGGCCTACTACCAGCTTGGTTTGTCGCTAAAACACCAAGAGCGGATGGATGAGGCGTTCGCTGCATTTTATAAATCAGTATGGAGTGCGGCATGGCAAGACAGCGGGTATTTCTCACTGGCACAGATTGCGACAGAACAAGGGAACTATGAAGAAGCATTGGAACTCGTCGAGCGCTCGACAATCCGAAATGCTCGCAATTACAAGGCACGCAACCTGAAGTCGGCTATTCTTCGTAAGCTCGGCAGGAACGAAGCAGCAATAGCCTTTTCCAAGGAAACGATGAAGCTCGATATCGCCGATTTTGGAGCTTACCGTGAGCAAGCATTATCTTTAGAGGCTCTCGGGTTACGAGATGATGCTAAAACGGTCTTTGAAGAGCTGGAAAAATGGATGCGTGGAGATGTGCACAACTATATAGCGGTAGCATCGGACTATGCGGCGGCAGGACTCTATGAGGATGCAGCATGTGTGCTGGAAGAAGCTCCAGAGCAGGCAAAAACATACCCTATGCTGTATTACGTTCAGGCCTTCTGCTATGCTAAAATCGGCAAGCTTGAGCAGGTGAACAATGCTCTCGCTCAGGCCGCAGATGCAGTACCCGATTACTGCTTTCCTAACCGTCTGTTTGAGTTGGATGTGTTACAATTTGCAATTCGAACAAGACCGGAGGATGACAAGGCGCATTATTACTTAGGTAATTTACTCTATGATAAGAAACGGCATCAGGATGCTATTTCCAGCTGGGAAATGTCTCGTTCCATTGACGATACTTACCCCGTTGTTCACCGTAATCTTGCTCTTGGATATTTTAACAAACAAGGCCAAGTAGAGAAGGCTCGCCATTCGTTAGAGCAGGCCTTTGCGTGCAATACTTCAGACGCACGTATTCTTTATGAGCTTGACCAGCTGTATAGGAAGCTGAACATCAAGCCCAACGACAGATTGAATCTAATGGAGAGTTATCCGGGAATCATAAAGCTTCGCGATGATCTGTTTTTAGAATATGTAACCGTTCACAATACGATGAAGCAGCATAAGATAGCGTTGTCCTTGCTGACAGGGAGAATATTTCATCCATGGGAAGGCGGAGAGGGGAAGGTAACGGGACAGTATAGGCTGGCCAAGGTAGAGCTTGCCAAGTCCGACCTGAGGTCTGGGCGGATTGAACAGGCTGTAAAGGGGCTGCGGGAGGCTTTAGTGTATCCAGAGAATCTTGGCGAAGGTAAGCTAGAGGGTTCCCAAGATAACGATATCTATTATTATTTGGGCTGCGCGTATGAGCTATTGAAATTAACAGATGAGGCAAGACAGGCCTTTTCCACGGCCTCTCAAGGACTGGGGGAACCCATTAATGCCATGTATTATAACGATCAACAGCCAGATATGATATTTTACCAAGGATTGGCCTGGCGGAAACTTGGTTATGCGAAGGAAGGCAATCGTCGATTCAACAAGCTCATTGATTACGCCGATAGATACTTATTCGAACCCGTGAAAATGGATTATTTCGCGGTCTCGTTACCCGACTTTCTCATCTTTGAAGATGACCTGAATATTCGTAATCAGGTTCATTGTACTTATATGAAAGCACTTGGTTTGCTTGGATTAGGGCGACAGGACGAAGCCATCTTGCATTTTGAATCGGTGCTTAAGCTAGAAGCTAACCATCAAGGAGCGTTGAACCATATGGACTGGAGCTGGGAGGGGAAATCAATTGAGTAA